Proteins from a genomic interval of Callospermophilus lateralis isolate mCalLat2 chromosome 1, mCalLat2.hap1, whole genome shotgun sequence:
- the Sbno2 gene encoding protein strawberry notch homolog 2 isoform X3: protein MLAVGPVMDGECPQHEPPPAGSLLCPTSPLQDASYLEDLSNASLFSSSVDSLSDIADTPDFLPADSLSQVPTIWDVNTTSSTHDKLLLHSGPFSGLEDPVTSLPVTPLLVSYQSQSQPEEEDEADEEEEEAEELGHAETYADYVPSKSKLGKQHPDRVVETSTLSSVPPPDITYTLALPTADSGALSALQLEAITYACQQHEVLLPSGQRAGFLIGDGAGVGKGRTVAGIIVENYLRGRKKALWFSVSNDLKYDAERDLRDIEAPGIAVHALSKIKYGDNTTSEGVLFATYSALIGESQAGGQHRTRLRQILQWCGQAFEGVIVFDECHKAKNASSTKMGKAVLDLQNKLPLARVVYASATGASEPRNMIYMSRLGIWGEGTPFRTFEEFLHAIEKRGVGAMEIVAMDMKVSGMYIARQLSFSGVTFRIEEIPLPPAFEHVYNRAALLWAEALGVFQQAADWVGLESRKSLWGQFWSAHQRFFKYLCVAAKVRRLVELAREELARDKCVVIGLQSTGEARTREVLDENEGHLDCFVSAAEGVFLSLIQKHFPSTRRKRDRGAAKRRRRPRGRGTKVSRLALEGAGVIHISDDSSTESDAGLDSDFHSSPESLVDDDVVIVDTTGLPTDDRGPVCSLQRDLHGPGVLERVERLKQDLLAKVRALGRELPVNTLDELIDQLGGPERVAEMTGRKGRVVSRPDGTVAFESRAEQGLSIDHVNLREKQRFMSGEKLVAIISEASSSGVSLQADRRVRNQRRRVHMTLELPWSADRAIQQFGRTHRSNQVSAPEYVFLISELAGERRFASIVAKRLESLGALTHGDRRATESRDLSKYNFENKYGARALSRVLSTILSQTDSKVPLPRGYPGGDAAFFRDMKQGLLSVGIGGRESRSGCLDVEKDCSITKFLNRILGLEVHKQNALFQYFSDTFDHLIEMDKKEGRYDMGILDLAPGIDEIYEESQQVFLAPGHPQDGQVVFYKISVDRGLKWEEAFAKSLELTGPYDGFYLSYKVRGNKPSCLLAEQNHGKQFTVYKPNIGRQSQLETLDSLCRKFRRVTAEEAREHWESGYAFSLTHCSHTAWNQHCRLVQEGKDCTQGLRLRHHYMLCGALLRVWGRIAAVMADVSSSSYLQIVRLKTKDKKKQVGIKIPEGCVRRVLQELRQMDADVKRRSACGPGLATPTQNMPRALELPYGPGEVLDLTYSPPVEAFPPPLHFTFPAPPPDPGALLLGTRDSVTDPAALAHQGCDINFKEVLEDMLRSLNAGPAEPSGPLGAGAAGPERQSVIHFSPPFPNS, encoded by the exons CTCCCTCTTCTCCTCGTCCGTGGACTCCCTGTCCGACATCGCAGACACCCCCGACTTCCTGCCAGCAGACAGCCTCAGCCAGGTGCCCACCATCTGGGATGTGAACACCACCTCGTCCACCCACGACAAG CTGCTCCTGCACAGTGGGCCCTTTTCAGGCCTCGAGGACCCCGTGACCTCCCTCCCTGTCACTCCGCTTCTCGTCAGCTACCAG TCACAGAGCCAGCCCGAGGAGGAGGACGAGGCGgacgaagaagaggaggaggccgAAGAGCTGGGTCACGCAGAGACCTACGCAGACTATGTGCCGTCCAAAT CCAAGCTCGGGAAGCAGCACCCAGACCGTGTGGTGGAGACCAGCACACTGTCTAGTGTCCCTCCACCGGACATCACCTACACCCTGGCACTGCCCACCGCAGACAGTGGGGCCCTGTCTGCCCTGCAGCTGGAGGCCATCACCTATGCCTGCCAG CAACACGAGGTCCTGCTGCCCAGCGGGCAACGCGCAGGATTCCTAATTGGAGACGGGGCTGGCGTGGGCAAGGGCCGGACAGTGGCTGGTATCATCGTGGAGAACTACCTGCGTGGCAGGAAGAAGGCCCTATG GTTCAGTGTCTCCAACGACCTCAAGTATGACGCAGAGCGGGACCTGCGGGACATTGAGGCTCCGGGCATCGCCGTGCACGCGCTGAGCAAG ATCAAGTATGGCGACAACACCACCTCAGAGGGCGTCCTCTTCGCCACCTACTCCGCCCTGATCGGGGAGAGCCAGGCTGGTGGGCAGCACCGCACGCGTCTGCGGCAGATTCTCCAGTGGTGCGGGCAGGCCTTTGAGGGCGTG ATTGTGTTTGACGAGTGCCACAAGGCCAAGAACGCCAGCTCCACCAAGATGGGCAAGGCCGTGCTGGACCTGCAGAACAAGCTGCCTCTGGCCAGAGTGGTCTACGCCAGCGCTACAG GTGCCTCTGAGCCGCGAAACATGATCTACATGAGCCGCCTGGGCATTTGGGGTGAAGGCACGCCCTTCCGGACCTTTGAGGAATTCCTGCACGCCATTGAGAAGAG GGGTGTAGGTGCCATGGAGATCGTAGCCATGGACATGAAGGTCAGCGGCATGTACATCGCACGCCAGCTCAGCTTCTCTGGAGTCACCTTCCGTATCGAGGAGATCCCGCTGCCCCCAGCCTTTGAGCATGTCTACAACCGCGCAGCCCTGTTG TGGGCCGAGGCCCTGGGCGTGTTCCAGCAGGCGGCCGACTGGGTGGGCCTAGAGTCGCGCAAGTCCCTGTGGGGCCAGTTCTGGTCGGCCCACCAGCGCTTCTTCAAGTATCTGTGTGTCGCTGCCAAGGTGCGCCGGCTGGTAGAGCTGGCCCGCGAGGAGCTGGCCCGAGACAAG TGTGTGGTCATCGGGCTACAGTCAACAGGCGAGGCGCGGACCCGTGAGGTGCTGGACGAGAACGAGGGGCACTTGGACTGCTTTGTGTCCGCTGCTGA AGGTGTCTTCCTGTCGCTCATCCAGAAGCACTTCCCCTCCACCAGGAGGAAGCGGGACAGAGGCGCTGCCAAGCGGAGAC GGCGGCCACGGGGCCGTGGGACCAAGGTCTCCAGGCTGGCGCTGGAGGGGGCTGGTGTGATCCACATCAGTGACGACAGCAGCACCGAGTCAGACGCTGGCCTGGACAGCGACTTCCACTCCTCCCCGGAGTCCCTGGTGGACGACGATGTGGTCATTGTGGACACCACAGGGCTCCCCACAGATGACCGAG GCCCTGTGTGCTCCCTGCAGAGGGACCTGCATGGTCCTGGTGTCCTGGAACGGGTGGAGCGGCTGAAGCAGGACCTCCTGGCCAAGGTGCGAGCGCTGGGCCGGGAGCTGCCGGTCAACACCCTGGACGAGCTCATCGACCAGCTTGGGGGTCCTGAGCGAGTGGCGGAG ATGACCGGCAGGAAAGGCCGTGTTGTGTCCAGGCCCGACGGGACGGTGGCCTTCGAGTCACGGGCAGAGCAGGGCCTGTCCATTGACCATGTGAACCTCAGGGAGAAGCAGCGCTTCATGAGTGGCGAGAAG CTTGTGGCCATCATCTCTGAGGCTTCCAGCTCTGGCGTCTCGCTCCAAGCAGACCGCAGGGTCAGGAACCAACGGCGGCGTGTGCACATGACTCTGGAGCTGCCCTGGAGTGCTGACCGTGCCATCCAGCAGTTTG GCCGCACCCACCGGTCCAACCAGGTCTCAGCGCCCGAGTATGTGTTCCTCATCTCCGAGCTGGCCGGGGAGCGCCGGTTCGCCTCCATCGTGGCCAAGCGGCTGGAGAGCCTG GGCGCCCTAACCCACGGAGACCGCCGTGCCACTGAGTCCCGGGACCTGAGCAAGTACAACTTTGAAAACAAG TATGGTGCCCGGGCCCTCAGCCGGGTCCTCAGCACCATCCTGAGCCAGACAGACAGCAAGGTGCCCCTGCCCCGCGGCTACCCTGGAGGGGATGCGGCCTTCTTCCGGG acatgaagcaaggcctgctGTCAGTCGGCATTGGCGGGCGGGAGTCTCGGTCCGGCTGCCTGGACGTGGAGAAGG ACTGCTCCATCACCAAGTTCCTCAACCGCATCCTGGGGCTGGAGGTCCACAAGCAGAACGCACTGTTCCAGTACTTCTCAGACACCTTTGACCACCTCATCGAGATGGACAAGAAGGAGGGCAGATACGACATGGGCATCCTGG ACCTGGCTCCTGGCATTGACGAGATCTACGAGGAAAGCCAGCAGGTGTTCCTGGCCCCCGGGCACCCGCAGGACGGGCAGGTGGTCTTCTATAAG ATCAGCGTGGACCGTGGCCTGAAGTGGGAGGAGGCGTTCGCCAAGTCGCTGGAGCTGACAGGCCCCTATGATGGCTTCTACCTCTCCTACAAG GTTCGGGGCAACAAGCCTAGCTGCCTCCTGGCAGAACAGAACCATGGCAAGCAGTTCACCGTGTACAAGCCTAACATCGGCCGGCAGAGCCAGCTGGAGACCCTGGACAGCCTGTGCCGCAAGTTCCGGCGG GTCACTGCAGAGGAGGCCCGGGAGCACTGGGAGAGCGGCTACGCCTTCTCGCTGACACACTGCAGCCACACTGCATG GAACCAGCACTGCCGGCTAGTGCAGGAGGGCAAGGACTGCACGCAGGGCCTGAGGCTGCGGCACCACTACATGCTGTGCGGGGCCCTGCTCCGCGTGTGGGGCCGCATTGCCGCCGTCATGGCTGACGTCAGCAGCAGCAGCTACTTGCAGATTGTGCGTCTCAAAACCAAGGACAAGAAGAAGCAAGTGG GCATCAAAATACCTGAGGGCTGCGTGCGCCGCGTGCTGCAGGAGCTACGGCAGATGGACGCAGATGTCAAGCGCAGGAGTGCTTGCGGCCCGGGCCTTGCCACTCCCACACAGAACATGCCGCGAGCGCTGGAGCTGCCCTACGGCCCTGGCGAGGTGTTGGACCTCACCTACAGCCCACCAGTGGAAGCCTTCCCACCACCTCTGCATTTCACCTTCCCTGCGCCACCCCCAGACCCTGGTGCACTGCTGCTGGGCACCCGGGACTCTGTGACCGACCCCGCTGCACTGGCGCACCAGGGCTGTGATATCAACTTCAAGGAGGTGCTGGAGGACATGCTGCGCTCCCTGAACGCTGGGCCTGCAGAGCCCTCGGGCCCGCTGGGTGCAGGCGCTGCAGGCCCAGAGCGGCAGAGTGTGATCCACTTCAGCCCACCTTTTCCCAACTCCTAG